Proteins from a single region of Rhipicephalus sanguineus isolate Rsan-2018 chromosome 5, BIME_Rsan_1.4, whole genome shotgun sequence:
- the LOC119394145 gene encoding uncharacterized protein LOC119394145, whose protein sequence is MLTMRRWPGLVLMLAAYAALTSGQGMGKIPASFQATGQAYTLSKCSPEARSSESSVASEFRESYLKDAKTGHGRAALVIDLGIMDTMRYIEDEALNETVQINDKQCSRVNADMVNTFNFHLLKGLNGSMVFPIRQMLSMPPSNERPVTGKCRDQPCITWTYRRVPVKRTDVDGAVIETHDVYYAVWTDFTEKNSWHSMSAERNVPIELRMCRQEKVRRPGQNSTEITEQLNVMEIMQFTHEQVNAEDLEYPDGVYCDGFVAEEWKLDASPLTYLSYLAEVTFDRKNGSAVADSRVRMDTTERLYRIDFTSGTSRINNFALPEGVKSVSRIISGTHELVFDIQHLKRGMTRCQNRTLRRLPFMKESIIDFQDVPSLSPTLFFGTDRTKYVLKKQTRKRGIPCNVWQGKRTDWPPRANITTVWEWCVGEQKEKQIFGMWDSPRLPLVSLEIYNTHTHDSVPGGEGSIDWEKLTFSFYRVDRANKWVTDLQAFDVTDCMGDNVYPMQFELTYPEAKYDDVVSIAVEPIFLAMCKSEIVQSVKSKLGTLRIGRLRAVFDDARKLYIQFSLLDGFPAVKEEPTLEKMNASLQKAVDGRLLKIKVNVPGKKEEIEFTAVPSTLRSTDDEDFPAGKASSNNRFQPEESSWSGVNTTVQKAPPALFYRSEQHGQSVLPKNETVGLAKTARIATFVGGAVGLFVVGALVGVISLRLQRIVR, encoded by the exons ATGCTCACTATGCGTCGATGGCCGGGTCTCGTCCTTATGTTGGCTGCCTACGCAGCATTAACCAGTGGCCAGG GGATGGGCAAAATCCCGGCCTCTTTCCAAGCTACTGGCCAGGCATACACGCTCAGCAAATGTTCACCTGAGGCCCGCTCCAGCGAATCTTCAGTAGCGTCAGAATTCAGGGAGAGCTACCTCAAGGATGCCAAGACGGGACACGGCAGAGCGGCCCTCGTCATTGACCTCGGTATTATGGACACTATGCGCTACATCGAAGACGAAGCTCTCAACGAGACCGTACAGATCAACGACAAGC AGTGCTCCCGGGTAAACGCTGACATGGTGAACACGTTTAACTTTCACTTACTAAAGGGTCTCAACGGTTCCATGGTGTTCCCTATACGTCAGATGCTGAGCATGCCTCCGTCCAACGAGAGGCCCGTCACAGGAAAGTGCAGGGATCAGCCATGCATAACGTGGACATACCGGCGTGTTCCCGTCAAAAGGACGGACGTCGATGGCGCAGTGATCGAGACTCACGATGTCTACTACGCCGTGTGGACCG ATTTTACAGAGAAAAATTCCTGGCACTCGATGTCCGCTGAACGCAATGTTCCTATTGAGCTCCGAATGTGTCGCCAGGAAAAAGTCAGGCGGCCAGGTCAAAACAGCACCGAAATCACCGAGCAGCTCAACGTAATGGAAATAATGCAATTTACCCACGAACAAGTAAACGCCGAAGATCTGGAG TACCCAGACGGAGTGTATTGTGACGGCTTTGTCGCCGAAGAGTGGAAACTGGACGCGTCTCCTCTCACCTATCTGAGCTACTTGGCGGAGGTCACCTTCGACCGGAAGAATGGCAGCGCTGTTGCTGACTCACGC GTTCGCATGGACACCACGGAAAGGCTTTACCGGATTGATTTCACCTCAGGGACGTCAAGAATCAACAATTTCGCTCTACCAGAAGGCGTGAAATCTGTGAGCCGCATAATTTCTGGAACTCACG AGCTCGTGTTCGATATTCAGCACTTGAAGAGGGGAATGACGCGGTGCCAAAACCGAACGCTGAGAAGACTGCCCTTCATGAAGGAGTCCATAATAGACTTCCAGGATGTCCCGAGTCTTTCACCCACGCTTTTCTTCGGCACAGATAGGACGAAATATGTTCTCAAGAAGCAA ACACGCAAGCGAGGAATTCCTTGCAACGTGTGGCAAGGCAAACGTACTGATTGGCCGCCCAGAGCGAATATCACCACCGTGTGGGAGTGGTGCGTAGGGGAGCAGAAG gagaagcaaaTTTTCGGCATGTGGGACTCCCCCCGTCTTCCTTTGGTTAGCTTGGAAATCTACAACACTCAC ACTCACGATTCCGTCCCCGGCGGCGAAGGAAGCATCGATTGGGAGAAGTTGACTTTTTCCTTCTACCGAGTGGACAGAGCCAACAAGTGGGTCACGGATCTGCAGGCCTTCGATGTCACTGACTGCATGGGAGACAACGTTTACCCAATGCAGTTCGAATTGACGT ATCCTGAAGCCAAGTATGACGACGTCGTGAGCATCGCCGTCGAGCCGATCTTCTTGGCCATGTGTAAATCGGAGATAGTGCAGAGTGTGAAGTCGAAGCTCGGAACACTTAGAATTGGACGCTTGCGCGCT GTATTCGACGATGCAAGAAAGCTGTATATCCAGTTTTCATTACTCGATGGATTCCCTGCCGTTAAGGAAGAGCCGACGCTTGAGAAAATGAATGCTTCACTTCAAAAAGCTGTTGATGGAAGATTATTGAAAATTAAAGTCAACGTGCCCGGAAAAAAG GAGGAGATCGAGTTTACTGCCGTGCCAAGTACGCTTCGGAGCACCGACGACGAAGATTTTCCGGCGGGAAAGGCTTCTAGCAATAACCGTTTCCAGCCTGAAGAATCCAGCTGGTCCGGCGTTAATACGACGGTGCAAAAAGCGCCGCCCGCTCTTTTTTACAGGTCTGAACAACACGGCCAGTCGGTCCTTCCGAAGAACGAAACGGTTGGCTTAGCAAAGACTGCGAGGATCGCGACCTTTGTGGGTGGAGCGGTTGGACTGTTCGTCGTGGGCGCTCTCGTTGGCGTCATATCACTGCGCCTGCAGCGCATTGTGCGGTAG